In a genomic window of Tissierella sp. Yu-01:
- a CDS encoding HAD family phosphatase, with product MKAAIFDMDGTLLDSMWVWEDLADEYLLSIGVEPPFDLREHLKPLSLLDGCYYVKENLSVDKTPEEMNKDMEEILEKYYRERFQLKPYVKETLELLKNKGIRMCVATATDDRLVEMALGRIGIMDYFEFIQTSNSCGIGKKDPKFFQIAIDKLNLAPNDIFVFEDAVHCVISAKNCGLNVVAIADESAKDDVEEIKKYADLYINDFSELDLEKLK from the coding sequence ATGAAAGCTGCAATTTTTGATATGGATGGTACACTATTGGATTCCATGTGGGTATGGGAGGATTTAGCGGATGAATATTTGCTATCTATAGGTGTCGAACCTCCATTTGACTTAAGAGAGCATCTTAAACCATTGAGTTTACTAGATGGGTGCTATTATGTAAAAGAAAATCTTAGTGTAGATAAAACTCCAGAGGAAATGAACAAGGATATGGAGGAAATTTTAGAAAAATATTATAGGGAAAGATTTCAGTTGAAGCCTTATGTAAAAGAGACTTTAGAATTATTGAAGAATAAAGGCATAAGGATGTGTGTTGCAACAGCAACTGATGATAGATTAGTTGAAATGGCACTAGGTAGAATTGGAATAATGGATTATTTTGAATTCATTCAAACTAGTAACAGTTGTGGAATAGGGAAGAAGGATCCTAAGTTTTTTCAAATAGCTATTGATAAACTGAATTTAGCTCCTAATGATATTTTTGTCTTTGAGGATGCGGTCCACTGTGTAATTTCTGCAAAAAATTGCGGCCTTAATGTAGTTGCAATAGCAGATGAGTCAGCTAAAGATGATGTAGAAGAGATAAAAAAATATGCTGATCTATATATTAATGATTTTAGTGAATTAGATTTGGAAAAGCTTAAATAG
- a CDS encoding ATP-binding cassette domain-containing protein: MLRIQNLSKTFNIGTDNEINLFNRLNLEIEEHKCTAIIGSNGCGKSTLLNMIAGSIPIDSGEIILNGEDISKLREEKRALHIGRVYQDPSMGVSPTLTILENMSLADKKGEKFGLRKLVRKSNIDKYVDILKTLDLGLENKLNTRVKFLSGGQRQSLSLLMAAMKHPDLLLLDEHTAALDPKTSHVVMRKTKELLDKYKITTIMISHNMKDAIEYSDRIIMLDKGEVVFDKPSKDVTEEELLAIYKAKLEEQIA, translated from the coding sequence ATGTTAAGAATTCAAAACCTATCAAAGACTTTTAATATTGGAACTGATAATGAAATTAATCTATTTAATAGATTAAATCTTGAAATTGAAGAACATAAATGTACAGCAATAATTGGTTCCAATGGTTGTGGTAAAAGTACTCTCCTTAATATGATAGCTGGAAGTATTCCAATAGATAGTGGAGAAATAATCTTAAATGGAGAAGATATATCAAAACTCAGAGAAGAAAAAAGAGCACTTCATATAGGAAGGGTATATCAGGACCCTTCAATGGGAGTCTCCCCTACCCTAACAATATTAGAAAATATGTCCTTGGCAGATAAAAAGGGTGAAAAATTTGGATTAAGAAAATTAGTCAGGAAAAGTAATATTGATAAATATGTGGATATATTAAAAACTTTGGATTTAGGATTAGAAAACAAACTAAATACAAGGGTAAAGTTCTTATCAGGAGGCCAAAGACAATCTTTATCATTGTTGATGGCAGCTATGAAACACCCTGATTTACTATTATTAGATGAGCATACAGCGGCCCTTGACCCAAAGACATCCCATGTAGTTATGAGAAAGACAAAGGAATTATTAGATAAGTATAAGATAACGACAATAATGATATCTCACAATATGAAAGATGCCATAGAATATTCAGATAGGATAATCATGTTAGATAAAGGTGAAGTAGTATTTGATAAACCGAGTAAGGATGTAACTGAAGAAGAGTTATTAGCAATTTACAAGGCTAAGTTAGAAGAACAGATAGCATAG